The region ttttgtttattttctcgaagaaccagctgttggtttcattgatttttgctattcttttattcttctcaattttatttatttcttctctggtctttattatgtccctccttctgctgaccttaggcctcatttgttcttctttttccaatttcgataattgtgacattagaccattcattatggattgttcttccttttttaaatatgcatgggttgctatatactttcctctttagactgcttttgctgtgtcccacagtagttggggctttgtgttgttgttgtcgtttgtttccatatattgctggatctccattttgatttggtcattgatccattggttatttaggagcgtgttgttaagcctccatgtgtttgtgagcctttttgctttctttgtacagtttatttctagttttatgcctttgtggtctgaaaagttggttggtaggatttcaatctttttgaatttactgaggctctttttgtggcctagtatgtggtctattctggagaatgttccatgtgcacttgagaagaatgtgtgtcctgttgcttttggatgtagatttctgtagatgtctattaggtccatctgttctagtgtgttgttcagtgcctctgtgtccttacttattttctgtctggtggatctgtcctttggagtgagtggtgtgttgaagtctcctagaatgaatgcgttgcattctatttccccctttagttctgttagtatttgtttcacatatgttggtgatcctgtattgggtgcatatatatttataatggttgtatccccttgttggactgagccctttatcattatgtaatgtccttctttgtcttttgttactttctttattttgaagtctgttttgtctgataaaagaaTTGCAACaattgctttcttctctctgttgtttgcatgaaatatctttttccatcccttgagtttaagtctgtgcatgtctttgggtttgaggtgagtttcttgtaagcagcatatgaatggatcttgcttttttatccattcagtgactctatgtcttttgattggtgcattcagtccatttacagttagggtgattattgaaaggtatgtacttattgccattgcaggctttaagtttgtggttaccaaaggttcaggtttagtttctttactatcttactgtctaacttaactcccttgtTGAGCTataataaacacagtctgatgattctttatttctctcccttcttattcctcctcctcccttcttcatgtgttgggtgttttgttctgtgctatttttaggagtgctcccatctagagcagtccctgtaggatgccctgaagtggtggtttgtgggaggcaaattccctcaacttttgcttgtctgggaattgtttaatccctccttcatatttaaatggtattcgtgctggatacagtaatcttggttcgaggcccttctgtttcattgcattaagtatatcatgccattctcttctggcctgtagggtttctgttgagaagtctgatgatagcctgatgggttttcctttgtaggtaaccttttttttttctctctggctgcctttaatactttgtccttgtctttgatctttgccattttaattattatgtgtcttggtgttgccctccttggatcccttgtcctgggagttctgtgtacctctttggtctgagagaccatttcttcccctagtttggggatgtttttggcaattatttcttcaaagactttctatccctttttctctctcttcttcttctggtacccctataatgcagatattgttccattctgattggtcactcagctctcttagaattctttcattactggagatccttttatctctctctgcatcagcttctctgcattcctattctctgttttctagtccattaatggtctcttgcatctcgtccattctgttttgaagtccttccagagcttgttttatttctgaattctccttccttagttcttgcatatttctctgcaagtccatcagcatggttatgacttttgttttgaattctttttcaggaagtctggctaaatctatctccccacgttccttctcagaggaagatgtagcagatgccgaagctgtctgggttagtcttgtctggatcatatttttttgccttttcatgttgacaggtgctattgactgtcagcttgTAGGGTCAAACCTTTCacttgctgctggcctttctttactgggacaactgcgacccctagtggcttgtgttgggttaTTGCATATAgattgggtctttgtgtcttgcccggccagagtggaggaagctccctttctgagggcatGACCATCcctaggctgcttctctgctttcgcagcacccggaggggtaatggacagggcggctgtttggctgtttacctccgtgaggggtctcagagctgttgcccagggggttagtgcgccctgtttttcctgtaatttccagccactgtgctgtgacctgtgttgttttcgtccagctgttctgtccctgtccctttaagactttcaaaaagcactcgcttttctttgtcacaggggcatcagctttggaacccactcagaggtcttgctgccctgtttccctagtttccagccctccacgcatgcactgtgtctgtgctctggtgcgggtgtctggggctgggtgtttagcagtcctgggctccctctcccttccgccgggagctggggggaagcgtgctcgggtcctgccgggccgggggttgtatcttacccctttcaccaggcgcttggctctcgcacgtgtggatgtagtctggctattgtcctgtgtcttctggtctctcttttaggattagttgtatttgttgtattttcaaaaatatatatgtttttgggaggagattccctctgtcctactcatgccgccatgttggctccacctcccgaATTGAATTTTATATACTTATGGAACATTCTAGCAAGTAGAGAGTTCAACCTGAAAACTTTCAGATAAGATACTGACATTCTTGGTATTGTCGGGGACAATGTAAAAAATAAGGGTGCTAAAGAATTGGTTAAAACAGTATAAATAATAACTTCACATGCCTAAAGCCTTGCTGTGGGTGAAAAGTTAAAGGGAATTTGAAACAAAGATCAAATACAAATGTGTGGCCTCTagtaaggaaggaggaggagaagcgcTTGAAGTTCAAAAGGCATCATCCACAGGTCCTGGGACACCTTTCTGAAGAGAACCAAACCAATGCCAATGTGATCTAACCCAGAGGACAAGGAAGAACAACTGGAGGTTTTCTACTGTAACAACACTCCAATGCTGGTGAGACAGTGACAGGACAGCAGAATTTAAAGACCAGATCATTTAAGTAGAAATTTGGATCAACCCAAAGGAAGTGGATTGGCAAAGAATTATGCCTTTGAGTAGGAAATATGGGATCATGTTGTGGCTCTAAGTCAAacagaacagaggaaaactgagtaggaaaataaaatcaaagcccAGCTATCACAGTGCGCTAGGAGATTATGAGAAAGTTGGATAGTGGGGACCAAAGATATACTGTGCTCAACACTGGCCTTCTAGAAAAAGAACCTACAgaaaaagtggggggaattacagATCTACTGAGGAGTTTCAACTGATTTTATTTCCCCAAATCATTGCTTTTAGCACTCTTTCTGAGCCTATAAGAACATCTCAGGCAGATTTtaacatttctgtttatttttgacaTAAACTCCCACCTTCCTCCCTTTTCTAGACAGCTCCTCTGCAGCTTCAAAAGCTCTGCAGACCTCCACTCAAGCCAAAAGCCAGACTCTCTCTTTGCAGGACCCAAAACCTTAAGAAGCTCTTTTGCAACTCCCCTCATTCAGTctgtattgaaaaaaatcaactttcCCATTTGTCCACAGAAACTATAGTGAAACGCCTCCCACCATGCCGCATTATGCACTCCCCACAAGGTAGAACACTCCCTTGATTATTTCTTATCCCGGCCTGAACttctttttatattaatatagGGGGAAGGCCAAGGAGAGTGTGATTTATATTAACAGAGTGACTTTAAGGGGGAGATATCTAGCTCTCATAATTACTAGCTTAGGATAAAAGAGGTGTTCACTAGTAACTTTCATTCCTGGATTCAGAGTCTTACCCTCAATTCTGAAATTCTAGGACACCATGGAGCTGGAGCTATGCTAGGTGCTTTCTGCAACCTTTTGAAACTTTAAATGGCATTGGgacttggttttatttatttccttattacaATGTAAGGTAATTGTGGCTTATAAAGAATAGTCTATACAATGCCATTTACATAGTTTGTGGAATTGTATATTGACTCTGTATTTCCAAAATCCTGTGTGATCATTTTCTACGACATTTCTACCACAGTACACTAGAAGGATGAGATTCTAATGGAATTAATCATGCTTGTGAGATCTGATCCAGGATATGTTGGACGCTGAGCTTATAGCAAACTACAGCTTTAAGTAATTCTAGCTGATTAAGGCTAGTGAAGGGGAAGAATACAAATATCTCTGCTTAACCAGGGCTTCCCCAAAGCAGGTTCTTACTGATTTACCTACGAGTCCATCTCTGTGCCTGTTACACAAAGATCTACATTTTCTGAACAGAAAATACTTACAGAATAGGTTTTCGGTTTAGCAGATATTTTACAGCAGCTTTTACATCCTTATTCCTCAAGCTGTAGATTATAGGATTTAGCATGGGGGTCACTACCCCATAAAATAGGGAAATGAGCTTGTCTGAAGTTTGCAATTTGTTTTCCCCAGACACTTCTTGAGACTTGGGTTTGGCATACATAAAGAAGATGGTACCATAAAATATGATCACCACAGTCAGATGTGCTgagcaggtggaaaaggccttGCGTCTCCCTGTGGCTGAGTTCATTCTCAAGATGGTGTAGAGGATGAACATATAGgagaaaacaatgaccaccagTGGAAGAACTAGGAATGCCATATTTGATATCACCATGGTGATAATATTGAGGGATATGTCAGCACAAGCCAACTTGAGGACAGCTAATATTTCACATGTGAAATGATTGATAATATTATTTCCACAAAAAGGCAATGCCATGGCAAGGGATGTTTGCACAATTGAGTTGATTCCACCGGAGAGCCATGACACAGAAGCCATCAGCACATACACCATCTTGCTCATGATGATGGAGTATCTCAGAGGgttacagatggccacatagcggtcaaaGGCCATCATTCCAAGGAGCAAACACTCTGTTGATCCCATTGCAAACCCAAAGAACATCTGTACTGCACATCCAGAGaaggaaatgtttcttttctttgagaCTAAGCTCACCAGAGTTGAGGGAACAGAGGATGATGTATAGCAGATATCCAGGAAAGAGAGGTTGCccaggaagaaatacatgggggtGTGAAGATGGGAATCAAAGATGCTTGCTATGATCAGAAGACTGTTGCCAATTAGAATCACTAGATACATTACTAAAATTATAACAAAGTAAATGATCTCAATCTTTGGATATCCAGAAAGACccagaagaagaaattctgatacaAATGTCTGGTTAATTTTGTTCATGTCATCTGCTTTCGGGAAGATCTAATATGAAATACATTCATTGCCAAGAAATAAATGTTACAAATTACCTGAccaattgattatttctttggaatGTACTGCAAGAAGTGTTTGCTTGACACTGACATCCAGTTACCTTCAACAATGTGTGTGACTAGAACACAGTGAAATTGGAGATGATGAAGTACGCATGCCCACTGCTGATACGTGAAGATGTACCTGTGATCAGACAAACACAGGAGTAATGTTTTCTGCTGTTGCGGGCATGTTTCTGGGTTGAGGTTTCTAAAACTCCTGACTAGTTATCAACCATAATCCTGACTTCTTCATCTGCCCCAGAAAGCAAGCAGGAGAGATGGCAAAAGACTGCTCAACAGGGAGTGGTGCTGAATAAGCAATTATGAATGATGGCCAAAATTTCATAgcaacttttatattttttagtgcATATTTCTTCCTATGCTTTACACTGCATATCTGATATCAGTCAGTTTAACTTTGTATTTTATAGATGTTTAATAATAACAAATGGAATAGTGAAAACTGAAATTTAACATTTGTTCAAACATaattagttgtattttttgttgATCTCATATTCCAGTCCTTCTAAGTATCTTGTGTGACTGTTCCTATGGCAAGACCATTTCATAGTTCAGCTTTGCATAACTGTTACAATCTTTGGAGAACATTACACAGTCTCTTATCTAATTCTGTAATTTCAGAGTGTATCTATAATTAACTCATTTAAGTCATCCTAAGAAAATAGTAATaagatttaaatattatatataaatatatatgtgtgtataagcACCACTTATGCTTTGTAAAACATaatcattctttatatatccccattttttttcagatataaaagaagaaaacttattCAAGATTAACCAGATGGTAAATAATAAAGTGGAGCTTGAAGCTCAGATCAAGTCTTGTTCACAGTTTCACTAATTTTCATGAACATATAAATTGTGTATCTTTAAAAACTTCAGATTCTATTTCAATGTTCAGGGCAGGTCCTGAGGTTCTGCATTTTTCTTAAGTTTCCAGGTGACATTTATGCAACAGGTCTTGGAAGCACTTGAGTAGCAAGGCTTTAATCTACACTATATTGGCAGATTATCTATGTTTTCCTGATTCAGGTGTGTTTTCTTTAGCTTTATTATGGATTGGAATGCCAACCTGGAAAATGACTAGTACACAGTTTCATGCTTTCCAGAAAACTCTATTCATATCTGTTGTTAAATtctcttaagaagaaaagagtaatATATCcttgaaagaaacattttttaaaagcatgttaaACTTGTGCCAGACTACTAAAATAGTTTTAGAATATAACTGACAGCCTACCTTGAACCCAGTCATATTCCAAACACAACAaggataaatgaaagaataatgtaAAGTGTCTGCCATTACAAAGCTCATAAATTAAGTTAGGGATATAAGAAAAGtacttatgaaaataaaatataaatataattacctTATGTAGCCTAggtgaaaattatatattttcctaGAAGGAAGAAGTTTACAAGAAA is a window of Manis pentadactyla isolate mManPen7 chromosome 3, mManPen7.hap1, whole genome shotgun sequence DNA encoding:
- the LOC118921477 gene encoding olfactory receptor 13C3, giving the protein MNKINQTFVSEFLLLGLSGYPKIEIIYFVIILVMYLVILIGNSLLIIASIFDSHLHTPMYFFLGNLSFLDICYTSSSVPSTLVSLVSKKRNISFSGCAVQMFFGFAMGSTECLLLGMMAFDRYVAICNPLRYSIIMSKMVYVLMASVSWLSGGINSIVQTSLAMALPFCGNNIINHFTCEILAVLKLACADISLNIITMVISNMAFLVLPLVVIVFSYMFILYTILRMNSATGRRKAFSTCSAHLTVVIIFYGTIFFMYAKPKSQEVSGENKLQTSDKLISLFYGVVTPMLNPIIYSLRNKDVKAAVKYLLNRKPIL